The Sporanaerobacter acetigenes DSM 13106 genome includes a window with the following:
- the ruvC gene encoding crossover junction endodeoxyribonuclease RuvC encodes MIILGIDPGIAIVGYGLIECKGNKFNAIEYGAITTDSKCPFPYRIKTIYEEMISLIDKYNPTDLAVEELFFNKNVKTAIKVGQARGVEILAAVNKGVNIYEYTPLQIKQGVVGYGRADKKQVQEMVKMLLNLKDIPKPDDVADALAVALCHGSSLKFKEMFRMR; translated from the coding sequence ATGATTATTTTAGGAATAGACCCAGGAATAGCTATTGTAGGATATGGGCTCATAGAATGCAAAGGAAATAAATTTAATGCTATAGAATATGGAGCAATAACTACAGATTCAAAATGCCCTTTTCCTTATAGAATAAAAACAATATATGAAGAGATGATATCGTTGATAGACAAATATAATCCTACAGATTTAGCTGTAGAGGAGTTGTTTTTTAATAAGAATGTGAAGACGGCCATAAAAGTTGGACAAGCAAGGGGGGTGGAAATACTAGCTGCAGTCAACAAAGGAGTAAATATATATGAATATACACCTTTACAGATAAAACAGGGAGTAGTAGGCTATGGTAGAGCAGATAAAAAACAAGTTCAAGAGATGGTTAAGATGCTACTTAATTTGAAAGATATACCTAAACCAGATGATGTTGCAGATGCACTAGCAGTAGCACTATGTCATGGAAGTAGTTTGAAATTCAAAGAAATGTTTAGAATGAGATGA
- a CDS encoding TIGR04086 family membrane protein — protein sequence MEIKKTDYIRYILKGLAVSYIITFAMILIISLLLTYTSLKESTIPIINTIAMIGSIVCGSIYLTLNTGEKGWLNGMLIGFLYFLILLILNKTFIKTFSFNTYSFSKLMISLVTGIIGGMIGINLK from the coding sequence ATGGAAATCAAAAAAACTGATTATATACGTTATATTCTCAAGGGTTTAGCTGTTTCTTATATAATTACATTTGCTATGATTTTAATAATATCATTGCTATTAACTTATACATCACTTAAAGAAAGTACTATTCCTATAATAAATACTATAGCAATGATAGGGAGTATTGTCTGTGGTTCTATATATTTAACTTTAAATACAGGAGAAAAAGGCTGGCTAAATGGAATGTTAATTGGGTTTTTATATTTTTTGATACTTTTAATTTTAAATAAGACTTTTATAAAAACTTTTAGTTTTAATACCTACTCATTTTCTAAATTGATGATCTCTTTAGTCACAGGTATAATTGGAGGCATGATTGGTATCAATTTAAAATAG
- the queA gene encoding tRNA preQ1(34) S-adenosylmethionine ribosyltransferase-isomerase QueA: MRKEDFYYDLPEELIAQHPILNREDSRLMVLDKATGSVEHRYFRDIIDYLNEGDCLVLNDTRVIPARLFGSRKGKDESIEFLLLKKIDKNRWETLVKPGKKARPGAKVIFGDGELEGNVLSTGEDGTRIVEFEYEGIFEEILDKLGEMPLPPYIKEKLEDKERYQTVYSKKEGSAAAPTAGLHFTKELLQKIENKGIKIVYLTLHVGLGTFRPVKEENIEDHHMHSEYFELSKEAAEIINNTKKSGGRVIAVGTTSTRTLESIWAQENLVVPKSGWTDIFIYPGYKFKVVDCLITNFHLPESTLIMLVSALAGREKILNSYDIAVKEKYRFFSFGDAMFIK, from the coding sequence ATGAGAAAAGAAGACTTTTATTATGATTTGCCTGAAGAATTGATTGCACAACATCCTATTTTAAATAGAGAAGATTCAAGGCTTATGGTTTTAGATAAAGCTACGGGTTCTGTTGAACATAGATATTTTAGGGATATAATTGACTATTTAAATGAAGGAGATTGTTTAGTTTTAAACGATACTAGAGTTATTCCGGCAAGATTGTTTGGCAGTAGAAAAGGAAAAGATGAGAGTATAGAGTTTTTGTTGTTAAAGAAGATAGATAAAAACAGATGGGAAACCTTGGTTAAGCCTGGAAAGAAGGCAAGGCCAGGAGCTAAAGTGATATTTGGAGATGGAGAACTTGAAGGTAATGTGTTATCAACTGGAGAGGATGGAACTAGAATTGTAGAGTTTGAGTATGAGGGTATTTTTGAAGAAATACTAGATAAACTTGGAGAAATGCCGCTACCTCCATATATAAAAGAAAAATTAGAAGATAAAGAGAGATATCAAACAGTATATTCAAAAAAAGAGGGTTCAGCAGCTGCACCTACTGCAGGGCTTCATTTTACAAAAGAGTTATTACAAAAAATTGAAAATAAAGGAATTAAGATTGTTTATCTAACACTGCATGTAGGACTTGGAACATTCAGACCTGTAAAAGAGGAAAATATAGAGGATCATCATATGCACTCCGAATATTTTGAATTGTCCAAAGAGGCAGCAGAAATTATAAATAATACGAAAAAAAGTGGAGGAAGAGTTATTGCAGTAGGAACTACTTCTACAAGAACTTTAGAGTCTATATGGGCACAAGAAAATTTAGTTGTTCCTAAAAGTGGCTGGACAGATATATTTATATACCCAGGGTATAAATTTAAAGTAGTTGATTGCCTTATTACTAATTTTCATTTGCCAGAGTCAACATTGATAATGCTTGTAAGTGCATTGGCGGGTAGAGAAAAAATTCTAAATTCTTATGATATTGCTGTAAAAGAAAAATATAGATTTTTTAGTTTTGGAGATGCAATGTTTATTAAATAA
- the scfA gene encoding six-cysteine ranthipeptide SCIFF → MKHIKTIGGRNLKETIAKGGCGECQTSCQSACKTSCTVGNQKCENK, encoded by the coding sequence ATGAAGCACATTAAAACTATTGGAGGAAGAAATTTAAAAGAAACAATAGCTAAAGGTGGATGCGGAGAATGCCAAACTTCTTGCCAATCAGCTTGTAAGACTTCTTGTACTGTTGGAAACCAAAAGTGCGAGAACAAATAG
- a CDS encoding endolytic transglycosylase MltG: protein MKGKLKIVYMILGIGIGIILTSFVFAMKPNVKYKEYTNEEIMDRAKELGMVSVKENINVDDVRENLKEDIELENNSEITIKIGNNETLSKIADGLFESEIIDDKGEFIQFVKDKGMETKLRPGTYSLKKNMSYTSIIKILTKTK from the coding sequence TTGAAAGGAAAATTGAAAATAGTCTATATGATATTGGGAATAGGAATAGGAATTATTTTAACCAGTTTTGTTTTTGCCATGAAACCAAATGTCAAGTACAAAGAATATACAAATGAAGAAATAATGGATAGAGCTAAAGAATTGGGCATGGTATCAGTCAAAGAGAATATAAATGTAGATGATGTTAGAGAGAATCTCAAAGAGGATATTGAGCTAGAGAACAATAGTGAAATTACTATAAAAATTGGAAACAATGAAACTTTGTCTAAAATAGCGGACGGATTATTTGAAAGTGAAATAATAGATGATAAAGGTGAATTTATACAATTTGTTAAAGATAAAGGAATGGAAACTAAACTTAGGCCAGGTACTTATAGTTTGAAAAAGAATATGAGTTATACAAGTATTATAAAGATACTTACAAAGACTAAATAG
- a CDS encoding DUF2905 domain-containing protein encodes MGRTLITIGVVLLIIGGIMILGEKVGLGKLPGDIFIQKGNFTFFFPIVSSIVISLILTLILNLFRR; translated from the coding sequence ATGGGAAGAACATTGATAACAATTGGAGTAGTTTTATTAATTATAGGTGGAATCATGATATTGGGGGAAAAAGTTGGGCTCGGGAAGTTGCCAGGAGATATTTTTATTCAAAAAGGTAATTTTACTTTTTTCTTTCCTATTGTATCTTCAATTGTTATAAGTTTAATACTTACTTTAATATTAAATTTATTTAGAAGATAA
- the ruvB gene encoding Holliday junction branch migration DNA helicase RuvB → MNDVENRIVAGSLRVEDAENDISLRPKWIDEYIGQDKVKRKLNIFIRAAKERREPLDHVLLYGPPGLGKTTLANIIANEMGVNIRVTSGPAIERPGDLASILTNLAEDDVLFIDEIHRLNRSVEEILYPAMEDFALDIIIGKGPSARSVRLDLSKFTLIGATTRAGLLTSPLRDRFGVILNLDLYDMEDLMKIIERSAGILNIKIESKGALEIAKRSRGTPRIANRLLKRVRDYAQVVEDGIITEEVAKSALKMLEIDELGLDNVDKKIILTMIENFCGGPVGLDTISAATGEEKTTIEDVYEPYLLQIGFINRTPRGRIVTKKAYAHFNIPYDEE, encoded by the coding sequence ATGAATGATGTTGAGAATAGGATTGTTGCTGGGTCTTTGAGAGTGGAAGATGCAGAAAATGATATTTCATTGAGGCCAAAGTGGATAGATGAATATATTGGACAAGATAAAGTAAAACGTAAGCTAAATATTTTTATAAGAGCTGCAAAGGAAAGAAGAGAACCACTAGATCATGTTCTTCTATATGGTCCTCCAGGATTGGGTAAAACTACATTGGCAAATATTATTGCCAATGAAATGGGGGTTAATATAAGAGTTACTTCAGGTCCTGCAATTGAAAGGCCAGGAGATTTAGCTAGCATTTTAACCAATTTAGCAGAAGATGATGTTTTATTCATAGATGAAATACATAGACTAAATAGAAGTGTAGAAGAAATATTGTATCCTGCTATGGAGGATTTTGCATTAGATATAATCATAGGCAAAGGTCCCAGTGCAAGATCTGTACGACTAGACTTGTCAAAGTTTACATTAATAGGTGCTACCACAAGAGCAGGCTTATTGACGTCTCCTCTTAGAGATAGATTTGGGGTTATATTAAACCTTGATTTATATGATATGGAAGATTTAATGAAAATAATTGAGAGATCAGCTGGAATTTTAAATATAAAAATTGAAAGTAAGGGTGCTTTAGAAATTGCAAAACGCTCTAGGGGTACTCCACGAATTGCTAATAGACTCTTAAAAAGAGTTAGGGATTATGCTCAAGTGGTAGAAGATGGAATTATAACTGAAGAGGTTGCTAAAAGTGCCCTTAAGATGTTGGAAATAGATGAGTTAGGGTTGGACAATGTGGATAAGAAAATAATTTTAACCATGATCGAAAATTTTTGTGGGGGACCAGTGGGATTAGATACTATTTCTGCAGCTACAGGAGAAGAAAAAACTACTATAGAAGATGTCTATGAGCCTTATTTGCTGCAAATAGGATTTATCAATAGAACTCCTAGGGGTAGAATAGTTACAAAAAAGGCTTATGCTCACTTCAATATTCCTTATGATGAAGAATAG
- the ruvA gene encoding Holliday junction branch migration protein RuvA: protein MYDYILGEVVEIREDYLVLDNNGIGYKIYTSKNSLSTLVDKERVKIYIYFNLREDGIFLYGFLTKEELNMFELLLLVSKIGPKIGIGILSTLSPNEIKLAIINNDVDSLCKAPGIGKKTANRIILELKDRIDDNINIDDTLDFIDDTNVEEAIRALCALGYTKKEIDEVICKIDIKDLTTEDIIKSVLKRMSK from the coding sequence ATGTATGATTATATACTGGGAGAAGTAGTAGAAATAAGGGAAGATTATTTGGTTCTTGACAATAATGGAATTGGATATAAAATATATACATCTAAAAATTCTCTATCAACTTTAGTTGATAAGGAACGTGTAAAAATATATATATATTTCAATTTAAGAGAAGATGGCATATTTCTTTATGGATTTTTAACTAAAGAAGAGTTAAATATGTTTGAATTGTTACTTTTGGTGTCTAAAATAGGACCTAAGATAGGAATAGGTATACTTTCTACATTGAGTCCAAATGAAATTAAATTAGCCATAATTAATAATGATGTAGATTCTCTATGTAAGGCACCGGGAATTGGAAAGAAAACTGCAAATAGAATAATACTTGAATTAAAAGATAGAATAGATGATAATATAAATATTGACGATACTTTAGATTTTATAGATGATACTAATGTAGAAGAAGCTATACGTGCATTATGTGCATTAGGATATACAAAGAAGGAAATAGATGAAGTGATTTGTAAAATAGATATAAAAGACTTGACGACAGAAGATATAATAAAATCTGTTTTGAAAAGAATGTCTAAATAA
- the yajC gene encoding preprotein translocase subunit YajC, with translation MTAQQMQSLILPIAFLVIFYFLAIRPQQKKEKEIRQMRESLSNGDEIITIGGIYGKIVKVKEDILTIEVGSDKTKLDITKWAVGSVINKKETKKGTEKNDKEETKNDSNEKDDK, from the coding sequence TTGACAGCACAACAAATGCAAAGTCTAATTTTACCAATAGCGTTTTTAGTGATTTTTTATTTTCTAGCCATAAGACCTCAACAAAAAAAGGAAAAAGAAATAAGACAGATGAGGGAGAGCTTAAGTAATGGTGATGAGATAATTACCATTGGAGGAATTTATGGGAAAATAGTAAAGGTAAAAGAAGATATTTTGACAATTGAAGTAGGTTCTGACAAGACAAAGTTAGATATTACCAAGTGGGCAGTTGGTAGTGTTATTAACAAGAAAGAAACAAAAAAAGGCACAGAAAAAAACGACAAAGAAGAAACAAAAAACGATTCAAATGAAAAAGATGACAAATAA
- a CDS encoding CBS domain-containing protein yields MYVRNHMLAKNKLTTVDVNESIGSALEKIGKGDFLSLPVFDGVEFKGILMKEGIYRHYFETGCMDKAKFLNEVKVKDLYIDKYKSILDSELIENASYLLNEFRTPFLPVFDSNNNFVGILTHTAIFDAFSEIFGLGKGTRIMVNLFDIPGQIAKLTEVIRRENVNIMNLAVMDAKVLDVYKVVIRVDSEDVEDLVDKIEKSGFKIAGIVK; encoded by the coding sequence ATGTATGTAAGAAATCATATGTTAGCAAAAAATAAGTTGACAACAGTTGATGTCAATGAAAGTATTGGAAGTGCTTTGGAAAAAATCGGGAAGGGGGATTTTTTATCTTTACCTGTATTTGACGGAGTAGAATTTAAAGGAATTCTGATGAAAGAAGGAATTTATAGGCATTATTTTGAAACTGGTTGTATGGATAAAGCTAAATTTTTAAATGAAGTTAAAGTCAAAGATTTGTATATAGATAAATATAAATCTATACTTGACAGTGAATTGATTGAGAATGCTTCATATTTATTAAATGAATTTAGAACACCATTTTTGCCGGTGTTTGATTCAAATAACAATTTCGTAGGTATTTTGACTCACACTGCTATTTTTGATGCTTTTTCAGAGATATTTGGTCTTGGAAAAGGCACTAGAATTATGGTGAATTTGTTTGATATACCTGGTCAAATTGCAAAGCTAACAGAAGTTATAAGAAGAGAAAATGTGAATATCATGAACTTAGCGGTAATGGATGCTAAAGTATTAGATGTATATAAAGTAGTCATAAGGGTTGATTCAGAAGATGTAGAAGATTTAGTCGATAAGATAGAAAAATCAGGATTCAAGATTGCAGGTATAGTTAAATAA
- the tgt gene encoding tRNA guanosine(34) transglycosylase Tgt — MAVRFELLKESSECNARLGKLYTPHGVIETPIFMPVGTRATVKAMTPEEVKDLGAQIILSNTYHLYLKPGHKLIEEAGGLHKFMNWDKPILTDSGGFQVFSLGKLRKISEEGVEFRSHIDGSKHFISPEKSIEIQNSLGSDIMMALDECTPYPSDYEYTKESLERTTRWAKRCKEYHKDWDRQALFGIVQGGMYKDLREQSIKEITDLDLPGYAIGGLSVGEPKELYRDMLSFTAPKLPKNKARYLMGVGSPDYLFDAVISGIDMADCVLPTRIARNGTVLTSHGKLVIKNAEYKRDFGKLDPECDCYTCKNYSRAYIRHLFNVDEILAARLATIHNLYFLIKLMENIRTAIKEDRLLEYREQFYKKYGYI; from the coding sequence ATGGCTGTAAGATTTGAACTACTAAAAGAATCTAGTGAATGTAATGCAAGGCTTGGGAAACTCTATACACCACATGGTGTTATTGAAACCCCAATATTTATGCCTGTTGGTACCAGAGCTACTGTGAAGGCCATGACGCCCGAGGAAGTAAAAGATTTAGGAGCTCAAATAATACTTTCTAATACTTATCATTTGTATTTAAAACCAGGTCATAAACTTATTGAGGAAGCAGGCGGTTTACATAAATTTATGAATTGGGATAAGCCAATACTTACAGATAGTGGAGGTTTTCAAGTTTTTAGTTTAGGAAAATTGAGAAAAATTTCTGAAGAAGGGGTGGAATTTAGATCTCATATAGATGGTTCAAAACATTTTATAAGTCCAGAGAAATCCATAGAGATACAAAACTCACTAGGTTCTGATATAATGATGGCTTTAGATGAGTGTACACCTTATCCTAGCGATTATGAATATACAAAAGAATCTTTGGAAAGGACTACAAGATGGGCTAAAAGGTGCAAAGAATATCATAAAGATTGGGATCGACAAGCTCTTTTTGGAATAGTACAAGGTGGAATGTATAAGGATTTGAGAGAGCAAAGTATAAAAGAAATTACAGATTTAGATTTGCCGGGATATGCTATTGGAGGTTTGAGTGTAGGGGAACCAAAGGAACTTTATAGAGATATGTTGAGCTTTACAGCTCCAAAGTTGCCTAAAAATAAGGCAAGGTATTTAATGGGAGTTGGAAGCCCTGATTATTTATTTGATGCAGTGATTAGTGGTATAGATATGGCAGATTGTGTATTGCCAACAAGAATTGCAAGAAATGGAACAGTCCTAACTAGTCACGGCAAATTAGTTATAAAGAATGCTGAGTATAAGAGGGATTTTGGAAAATTAGATCCTGAATGTGACTGTTATACTTGCAAGAATTATTCTAGGGCATATATAAGACATCTTTTTAATGTAGATGAGATATTAGCTGCTAGATTAGCTACCATTCACAATTTATATTTTTTGATAAAGCTTATGGAAAACATAAGAACTGCAATCAAAGAAGATAGATTGTTGGAATATAGGGAACAATTTTATAAAAAATATGGATATATTTAA
- a CDS encoding BofC C-terminal domain-containing protein, whose protein sequence is MKRRYIFLVFIVCLTMFLISFYYGYRFTGKNINKRPDVRNEWIFENSIDKSNDLEIVKEDMRVSPNTIVEKNIYYTQCNHTLKDKSKADGKIINMTEKEYKDYMNKNYPSVDIVSFSVENIVLREERNYLCPNHYIIGESDGKIAIFKIGDNGEKILSKVYKDYPLSLLKEIDQKKLKEGIVIDSEEELSDVLENFIS, encoded by the coding sequence ATGAAAAGGAGATATATATTTCTCGTTTTTATAGTGTGTTTAACTATGTTTTTAATAAGTTTCTATTATGGCTATCGTTTTACTGGTAAAAATATAAATAAGAGGCCTGATGTTCGCAATGAGTGGATATTTGAAAACTCAATAGATAAATCTAATGATTTAGAGATAGTAAAAGAAGATATGAGGGTTTCACCAAATACTATTGTAGAAAAAAATATATATTATACACAATGCAATCATACCTTGAAAGATAAATCCAAAGCTGATGGGAAAATAATAAATATGACGGAAAAGGAATATAAAGATTATATGAATAAAAACTATCCAAGTGTGGATATAGTTTCTTTTTCTGTGGAAAATATTGTGTTAAGAGAAGAACGAAATTATCTTTGCCCAAATCATTATATAATTGGTGAGTCAGATGGGAAAATAGCTATATTTAAAATAGGCGACAATGGAGAAAAAATATTGAGTAAGGTCTATAAAGATTATCCACTGTCTTTACTTAAAGAAATTGATCAAAAAAAGCTAAAGGAAGGGATAGTTATTGACAGTGAAGAGGAACTTTCTGATGTTTTAGAAAATTTTATTAGTTGA
- the scfB gene encoding thioether cross-link-forming SCIFF peptide maturase encodes MLDTKKIHKFYLNNKYIVLDVNSGAVHVVDKIAYDLIDFCEDTSLEDIENIFKDKYSKNDIYEAYDEIVKLKEEGLLFSEGVDLSGISYNSQNVVKALCLHVAHDCNLRCKYCFASQGDFKGERLLMPLEVGKKALEFIVNSSGNRRNLEVDFFGGEPLMNFDVVKELVKYGRELEKEYNKRFRFTITTNGVLLDEEKMNFINENMDNVVLSLDGRKEVNDTMRTTVSGGGSYDIIVPKFIEMAKKREDRDYFVRGTFTRNNLDFSEDILEYYKLGFEKVSMEPVVTDPKENYAIKEEDLEIILKEYEKFSKEYIEIKKVDKDFTFFHFMIDLNQGPCMIKRSVGCGAGSEYMAVTPEGDLYPCHQFVGEEDFKLGNVFEGIKNTTIRNKFKTSNVFTKEDCKNCWAKFYCSGGCHANAYYSNKDFDKPYKLGCEMEKKRIECAISILANLEEQENI; translated from the coding sequence ATGTTAGATACAAAAAAAATCCACAAATTTTATTTAAATAATAAATATATTGTACTTGATGTAAATAGTGGTGCTGTACATGTAGTTGATAAAATAGCTTACGATTTAATTGATTTTTGCGAAGATACAAGTTTAGAGGATATAGAAAATATATTTAAGGACAAGTATTCTAAAAATGATATTTATGAAGCCTATGATGAAATAGTCAAGCTAAAAGAAGAAGGGCTTCTTTTTTCAGAAGGAGTAGATTTAAGTGGCATTAGCTATAACAGTCAAAATGTAGTAAAAGCACTTTGCCTTCATGTTGCCCATGATTGTAACTTAAGATGTAAATACTGTTTTGCATCACAAGGAGACTTTAAAGGTGAAAGGCTTTTGATGCCTTTAGAGGTGGGTAAAAAAGCATTAGAATTTATAGTGAATTCTTCTGGAAATAGAAGGAACTTAGAAGTTGATTTCTTTGGTGGAGAGCCGCTTATGAATTTTGATGTGGTAAAAGAGTTAGTTAAGTATGGAAGAGAATTAGAAAAAGAATACAATAAAAGATTTAGATTTACAATAACAACTAATGGCGTTTTACTGGATGAAGAAAAAATGAATTTTATAAATGAAAATATGGACAATGTAGTTTTAAGTCTCGACGGCAGAAAAGAAGTAAATGATACGATGAGAACGACTGTTTCCGGTGGTGGAAGTTATGATATAATAGTTCCAAAATTCATCGAAATGGCTAAAAAAAGGGAAGACAGAGATTATTTTGTTCGAGGAACTTTTACAAGAAATAATTTAGATTTTAGTGAAGATATTTTAGAATATTACAAATTAGGATTCGAGAAAGTATCTATGGAGCCTGTAGTTACAGATCCCAAAGAAAATTATGCTATAAAAGAAGAAGATTTGGAAATAATCCTTAAGGAATATGAGAAGTTCTCAAAAGAATATATAGAAATCAAAAAAGTGGACAAGGACTTTACATTTTTTCATTTCATGATTGATTTAAATCAAGGTCCTTGTATGATAAAGAGATCAGTAGGTTGTGGAGCAGGTTCTGAATATATGGCAGTTACACCAGAGGGAGATTTGTATCCTTGCCATCAATTTGTTGGTGAAGAAGATTTTAAACTTGGGAATGTATTTGAAGGCATTAAAAATACAACTATAAGAAATAAGTTCAAAACCTCAAATGTATTTACTAAGGAAGATTGTAAAAATTGTTGGGCAAAGTTCTATTGTAGCGGCGGATGCCATGCAAATGCTTATTATTCCAATAAAGATTTTGATAAGCCCTATAAACTTGGCTGTGAAATGGAAAAAAAGAGAATTGAATGTGCTATTTCAATATTAGCTAATTTAGAAGAGCAAGAAAACATTTAA
- a CDS encoding SpoIID/LytB domain-containing protein has translation MKKILFFLMVLLLVININCTSSYAKDMYNDEYIKVKLQRPIKSNNCISLKSENGFVISSFDGYLKEMDKLIVNEIILTLGDNDSISIKDKNDYILYSFGNNDNIYISSIDEFEPIVKVENDSYRDYLTFVRNENKIDVINYVSLNHYLYGVVSREMPSTFPLESLKAQAIASRTFALKNMNKHIKEGYNLCDSTDCQVYGGYDSETEITNRAVDETSGIVLKYNNELIEASYHSNSGGYTEDSSNVWGTSYPYLRAVEDEFSIGLPNSNWQIILSSSDIRNKLLKNNINIGDIISLNSIEISENGRVVKLKIVGTKGEIVLEKDKIRQVFGYSDIKSNWFDIRKIDGNNLDNVIEEVYVMDAIKTVKIKLNDSYATSGEKAKIFSNREGFKRIVTDKGIEDINKAQALNGSPQFVIEGKGYGHGVGMSQWGAKKMGELGYTHDEILKHYYSGVELTTLY, from the coding sequence TTGAAGAAAATACTGTTCTTTTTAATGGTATTGCTACTTGTTATTAATATTAATTGTACAAGTTCTTATGCAAAAGATATGTACAATGATGAATATATAAAGGTAAAATTACAAAGACCTATTAAATCAAATAATTGTATAAGTTTAAAAAGTGAAAATGGGTTTGTTATTTCTTCTTTTGATGGTTATTTAAAAGAGATGGACAAGCTTATAGTAAATGAGATAATCTTAACCTTAGGAGATAATGATAGCATTTCTATAAAAGATAAAAACGATTATATATTGTATTCCTTTGGCAATAATGATAATATATATATCTCTTCTATAGATGAATTTGAACCAATTGTTAAAGTTGAAAATGATAGCTATAGAGACTATTTAACTTTTGTACGAAATGAAAATAAAATAGATGTTATAAATTATGTTTCTCTTAATCACTATTTATATGGTGTGGTTTCCAGAGAGATGCCTTCAACTTTTCCGTTAGAATCATTAAAAGCTCAAGCGATAGCATCCAGAACTTTTGCACTTAAGAATATGAATAAACATATAAAAGAGGGCTATAATTTATGTGATTCTACTGATTGTCAAGTATATGGTGGATATGATAGTGAAACTGAAATAACAAATAGAGCTGTTGACGAGACTAGTGGTATAGTATTAAAATATAACAATGAGCTTATAGAGGCAAGTTACCATTCCAACAGTGGTGGGTATACAGAAGATAGTTCTAATGTATGGGGAACATCGTATCCATACTTAAGGGCTGTGGAAGATGAGTTCTCAATAGGTTTACCCAATAGCAATTGGCAGATAATATTGTCTAGTAGTGATATTCGAAATAAGCTTTTAAAAAATAATATCAATATAGGAGATATAATATCATTAAATTCTATTGAAATATCGGAGAATGGAAGAGTTGTTAAACTAAAGATTGTTGGGACAAAGGGTGAAATTGTATTAGAAAAGGATAAGATAAGACAAGTATTTGGGTATAGCGATATTAAAAGTAATTGGTTTGATATAAGAAAAATTGATGGAAACAATTTAGATAATGTTATAGAAGAAGTATATGTTATGGATGCAATAAAAACGGTTAAAATAAAATTAAATGATTCCTATGCTACTAGTGGAGAAAAGGCAAAAATTTTTTCTAATAGAGAGGGTTTTAAGAGAATTGTTACTGATAAAGGAATCGAAGATATAAATAAAGCTCAAGCTTTAAATGGTAGCCCACAATTTGTCATAGAAGGAAAGGGTTATGGTCATGGTGTTGGAATGAGCCAGTGGGGAGCTAAAAAAATGGGAGAACTAGGATATACCCATGATGAAATCCTTAAGCATTATTATAGTGGAGTAGAGTTGACTACATTGTATTAG